Below is a window of Paenibacillus bovis DNA.
TCGGTAACCTCAAAGCCGTGCTGAACGTCAAGGATATGGATACCGGAGCAGCCAGCCAGGTACCGCTGACCGGGAACGGAACAGAATTTAAAGGAACCTTTGAAGTGCCGGATAATCATAAATACGAGCTTGTAGTCAGAGCGGAAGAGCAAAGCTTCTACCGCGAGACGACGCCGGTTACTGTAGATGCTACAGGTGGCGGTACAGGTAATGCAGGTACACAGGAAGCTGCTGGTCTCGGCACAATGGGCTGGATTCTGATCGCTATCGGTGTACTGCTTGTACTGACAGGACTATGGTTCCTACTACGTATGCTCAAACAGAAAAATCGTGGATTCGTCGGCCAGATGGTTATCGAGATCCGCGACGAGAATACCGGTGAGAAATCTTATCCGCAGTACAAGAAATTGACTACCTTCCGCGGCAAGTTCAATTTGCATCAGCTGCTGCAGCTGGCACCGGAACTCAAAGAGACCGAAAGTATTACGTTTACGCCGGGTAATAACGACCGTATCCTGATCCGTAACAACGGAGATAGTGCGATCGAGAAATCCGGTCGTGCAATCGATGCTTCCCGCGGCTATGAAGTGAAAAGCGGAGATCGTCTGACGATCGCGCTGCGTCAGGTGGACAAGACCATTTTGCTGGAATACCTGACTTGATGCTGCGTCTGCTTAGGCAATAGTTGTTAGAAAAGCTATCAGATACCTGGTCGCTGCTTGGCCAAAGACCTGGCGTCAGACATATTTAGTTCATGATAGAAACGTACTATACAAACAAGAGCGGACGTTATTATAACGTTGTCTTGTCTTATCAGGATAGTACAATCCAGATCAATAGATTGGATTGCATATTAGAATCGAACGTTAAAATAGAAGGTTACAAGGGGGATCATCCATGAAACCAATCGTTAGAGAACATATCCAACAGCTGGACGTATCGCTTGGTGGCGGTATTGTCAGCGAGAAAATAAGAGTAGATACCATCGACAATCCGATTCTGATTATCGGACTCGGAGGCACGGGGATCGATGCCCTGCTGCGTCTGAAATACCAGATCAACCGCCGCTTCCGTCTGCCGGAAGATCCGGTAACCAAGAAAAAGCAGGAAAAACCGGATAACGTAGAATTCCTGGCTTTTGAGACCAACGAACAGGATCGTAACAAAAAATACAAAGGCATCGGCCTTGATCCGCATAACGAGTTTGTACTGCTGTCCAATCCGGAAATCGGCGGACTGCTGCAAAACCGCAGCCTGCTGGAGCCTTATATTACCGAATGGCTGTCTCCGGAGATGAGCATTACCGATGGAATGAACGGCGCTGCCGGTGTTCGTCAAGCAGGTCGTCTGCTGCTGTTCACCAAGATCAACCAGGTTGTACAGAGTATCGACAAGAAAATCAAAACCCTGTCTGTCGGCACCAACAAAAAGCTGATGGTCTTCCTGCTGACCGGTCTGTCCGGTGGTACAGGTAGCGGCTCATTCCTGGATATCTCCTATATCGTGCGCGGTATTGTAGAGCGTGATTACGGTTCTGCCGGGATCGATCGTCTGACCATGCTGGGCTATCTGTTCACCCCGGATGTCAATCTGTCCAATAAGAGCCTGAGCGAGCACACCCGCGAATATATTCGCAAAAACGGCTATGCCGCACTCAAGGAACTGGATTACTGGATGAATGTGGACAGCCGCGGCGAGCGCTTCAAGCAGCAGTACGGCAGTATTCTGAATGTGAATTCGCCACTGCCGCCATTTAACCTGTGTCATCTGATCTCGGCGACCAATACCGAGGGCAAGCTGCTGGAAAATGCCTACGACTATTGTATGAATGTAACGGCCGAGAATATCACGAACTTTATGGCCAGCGAGGAAAAAGCCTCCGGCGAAGAGTTCGCGATTCATGACTATATCAGCAATATCCGGACCAATATCGCGCAGATGAACCGTGCGTATCCGGCAAACTATGAATACAACATTATCGGTGCTTCTTCCGCTGTACTGCCGATCGAGGAAATGACCACTTATCTGGCCTATCGACTGTTCCAGAAAATGGATAAAATGTTCGACCAGGCACCGGATCAGGAAGCGGTAGAGAACTTCGCCCGCAAGCTGGGTGTTGATCTGGATACGATGACCAAAACGTTTGAATCCCGTGTGCCGGAACCATTGCCGGGCTTTGAGAACAGTGAGCGTCTGAGCTACAACAATGTCGTCAAAATGCAGGCAGTCAACATGGATACGGAGCTGGAGCAGACGTTCCTCGTGCGTGCCCGTGAAGAATATATCAAAGCCAAGCAGCAGCTGCCGGGCGAGATTGTCGGTCAATTCTCCGATCAGATCCGCCGTATGTTCCTGCATCCGGAACAGGGACCGTTCTATGTCTCCCGTATGCTGTATACAGAAAACGGCTTCTCTCTGCTCAAAATGCTGCTGTCTTATATTGAGACGCTGCGTGAGAGTCTGACACGCATCCCGCGTGATATCGAATCGGCTTCAGAGTATGCCAATGATCGTCTGGGTGATGCGAAGAGTGCTTTTGTCTCCAAAGACAAAAAGAAAAATGTATATATCGAAGCCAAAATCGATGAGTACTGGCTGCGTGCAGATATCGAGCGTACCCAGCAAATGATCGAGTTCTATGAAGATCTGTATCAGCTGCTGAATCGTGAGAATAATCGGATCTACGGCGTATTCACTGAAGTGCTGAATGCACTGAGCTCTATTTTCGAGAAAAATGGCGAGCTGCTGACCAGCGGTACCGAGCAGGCTGATCATCGTGGAAATAAAACGTACTACTGGAATCTGGTTAGCGTACCGGATATCTCCAAAGCAGTCAGCGATATTATGGACAGCAAGGACGGAGACGATCTGATTCGCGACTTCTCTACGCAATTGCTGGATCATTCCGATCAGTGGGTCAAAGAAAATGAAGTCGATATCGTACGCTCCATCTCTGATTTCCTGAGCGACAAGTTCGGTGATCTGATCACTCGTTCAATGGAAGACTTCCTGGTAATGAAATACGGCGAAGACGAGCCAATCGAGAAATTCGTGGAGCGTCAGATTGCCAGCCGCCTGGATGATGATGCAGTGCCGGTATTCCATCTGAGCAACAGCGCAGGCAATCTGCACTTCCCTTCATGGGGCTTTGTCTCGGTGCCGGTACAGGCGCCAAGCATTTTGCGCGGTATCCGTAACTACCAGACGAATGCGATCGGCAAGTCTCATTTCACGATCAAAGAAAGTCAGGTGAAAAACCGGATCTTCTGGCTGAACACCCGTAACGGTGTGCCGCTGTTCGTCTATACACCTCTCAAGGTATACGAGGAGAATTACGAGCGTACAATCCTGGATCGTGAAGGCGTAGGTCGTCACCTCGTAATGAGCGAGAAGGAAAACTGGACGTATCTGCCGTCGCCAATCCCGGAGCAGTCATGGGGAGAGACGTACGTCAATCCACGCGTACAATCATACAATGCGCGTATCCGGGCTGACTTTGCCCGTGCACGTGCACTCGGAGTGATTTCCGAAAAAGATGTGGATCAGAATACAAGCAACCGGTTCGCGATAAACTTCAGTCAGCCGTTCGATCTGGACGCTGTACTAACCGGATACGATCTGCGTCTGGATGCATCCCGTCCGAATCTGGGCGAAATCAAACGCGCGCTGACGGAACTGCGCCGTCTGCTGAACGAAGGATTGCCTAACGAATCGTCCAAAGATATCTTTAACAGCTATAACGAACAACTGGCTGCCGAGAACCTGATCCGTTCGCCGAAATTGATTGAGCGTGTACGTGAGGAGCTGGCCAAGTACGATGCTATCCAGCTGAAAGTGACCGAGCTGGAAAGTATGCTGGGCCGCTTTGAAGGCGAGGAAAAGTTGATCGATCAATTCGTACAGGCACTCTATACCGATACCATCACCAAAAAAGGCGCACTGTATGTGTATGACCGCGATCCGGAAGAAGAAGCATGGGAGCCGTTCGCGAATCTAATGAAGACCAAAAATGTGGTAGAGTTCGAAGTATTCGAAGCTTTCCGCAAGCTGGATGAGAAAAACCGTGCGGTACTGATGCGCAAAGCGGACCGCCGCGACAACGAGCTGACAGCATCCGAGGATATTACACCGCTGCTGTCCAAGCTGGATGAATTGTATGAGACTTATCTGGAAGCGCGCGATCGTCTGGAATACGAGCGTGTGGAGCTGGTTAATGGTGATGAAGCCTATCAGTTCTACAAGCAGATGGTGACCAAATTAAACGATCTGCGCCGGAAACTGAGATAATATGGATGTTCGGCTGAGACAATTCGCAGAGGCATACGCTGCTGCTGAAGAGAAAACAGCCGGGCAGGGAGACGGGCGGAGCAGTATACACTACCCCGCCGTTTTCCTGTTTATCGGGGACCATGTCCGCGATGCGGCTGCTCATATCAGAAGCGTAAATGCCCAAAAATGGGATAACGGCGCTGGTGTCATGTATGTTGAAGTATTACCGGAATCTGCTGCAGGCTCTTCTTCCCGATCACCAGAAGCGGATGATCCGCAGCAGATTTTGTCATACCTTTCTCTACCGGAAGTAGCTTCCGGCAAAAAGATGCAGCGTCCCGACTGGAGCGAGCATTTCCGTCAGGACGGTAGGCATCTGCTGGAGCTAAACCGCGCATTTCGTCAAGCAGCCCGCAGACTGGCGGACTTTGGAAGAATGTATTCTTCTTTTGACCGGCTGCATCTGTCGGTAGTAACGCGTGTGGAAGATCCAATGAATATACTGGTGCCGCAGATTGCACTGCTGGCCCGGTCTATTCTGGGGCAATCCTTTAAATCGGTGCAGATGGATCTTTATGCGCTGATCCATGAAGGGGAGCAGGAAGAGAATTTTGGTTATGCCAATTCTGCCGGAGTAGCCTTTTTGCAAGAATTGGAACAGATGCAGCGGGAAGATTACAGCTTGAGTGCGCCGCTGCAGCGTACCGAGGATGGACTGTCTGTTATGGTGAATCATATGGCAGCACCGCTGTTTGAACTGGCCTATATACTGTCAGACCGTAATGAACGCGGAGTCGCAGTTAATGGTGGGGTGAACAGTAATTATGATATGATCTGCCGGATCAGTCTGCTGAAAAATCGGCAGCGTCCGGACAACGGCAGCGATGCAGCTTTTAGCGGCTCGGATTATAACAATACGGCTTTTAAAAATAATATTCGTAATGCAGATGGTAGTCAGGGACTCGTCTCTGCCGGCTACGCCCGTGTGCGCAGACCGGATCTGGCCATCGCACTGACCGTACTGGAGCACTTTTTCCTCGGCATTGTGCAGCGAATGAAGCATGAACCTTCGCTGAGTGCATATGAACGGGAACAGCTGCTGGGAATGGATGAGCTATCCATGGATAGCCGTCTGGAGCGTCTGATACCGGATGAAGCGCGGCTGGAGGATATGAACAGTCTGATGACGCGTTCGGTCAGCTTCTCCTCACTCAAATCCATGAGTTTGCGCGAAGCGGAATATGCTTTGTTTGAAAAGGGAGGCGATATGTTCTTCCGTGACAATTATGAGCAGGAAACCGAGCGCAGGCTGACAGAGTGGGATGCAGTACAGGAATTTAAACGTATCGTTGCCGAGCAGATGAGCGAGCATAAGGATGTGCATTTTTATCAGTTGGCTGCCTGGAGTGATGAAGCAGGTAATAGTAGCCTATGGCAAGTACTGCGCAGCCGTATTCGTGATCTGAATATTGCAGTGGAGCAGGCACAGCTGGAGCTGGAGCAGTGGTATAGCAGCCGCGCGGATGAGCTGTCTTTTCAAAAGATGCCGTTCATGGACAAGCATAATGTGCGCAATCTGACGAGGGCGCTGATCCAGGCAATCTATCCGCACCGTCTGCATATTTTGCGGCTGCAGACCAGGCTGAGGCTGTACCGGAGCTGGGAAGAACAGCTCGCCTCCCTGCACCGGGGCAGCATGGAACTGGTACGCCGGATGGATCAGATCGGTCAGGATCTGCATACCGCTGCTACAGAAAGTATCCGTATTGCTGATGATTATATTGGACAGAATATCGCCGATTATTACAGCCGCATGACAGCAGAAGTGATGCAGGAGATTGAGGACAAGCGCGGCGAAAACGCCTTTTTCGAAGAACGCAGCATGGGCGATATAACGAGTCTGCTGGAGCAGGGTTCTGCTGCACTCATTGAACGTCTGATTACGGTATGCCGTCAGGAACTGCTGCCGTCGCAGGCGCTGTCCCAGACCTTTGAACAAGAGCTGCTACAGCGAGCCAATGTGACGATCGATTATGCCAACAAGCAGGCCCTGTCGCAGGAGGACCTGTTCAAGGAACTGTACCGTACACTCGAAGATCGCGCGACGATTCATATCCGGCTGCTCGATTACACCCATAAGCACCGGTATGAAGAAAAGTACATGTTCGGCAATGCCAACGGCGAATTTGTTCGCTATGCCGCAGGTGTCGATCATACGACCCGCATTTACAAAACCGGATTTATTCACGAAGACCGTACCAGCGGCGTCGAAAAGCTCAATCTAATGGGCGGTTTCGGTATAACCGACCTGATCTACTACCGCAACGGCAAGACGTATTACGACACCTACGTCGAGAATGGATACACTTTCCATACCGAAGAATCCGGCCTGAACAAAATAAATCATGCATAGCCGTTTGGATAAAATGGGACCACACTATCGCAGCTACTAAACCAACACAAACAGCAAGGAAGCAATACCAAGCTAACCCATTACCACCACTACTCACTACTAGATATGTCTATTCTTAACACAAGTATTCTTAATGCCAACGCACCAACCCATTTTTACCAAACGGCAAAATGGCGCGCAGCGCCGGATGCGAGGCTTTTGGCAGATCTGCAGCACAGTAGAAGGAAGCACGGAGCGAA
It encodes the following:
- a CDS encoding tubulin-like doman-containing protein, coding for MKPIVREHIQQLDVSLGGGIVSEKIRVDTIDNPILIIGLGGTGIDALLRLKYQINRRFRLPEDPVTKKKQEKPDNVEFLAFETNEQDRNKKYKGIGLDPHNEFVLLSNPEIGGLLQNRSLLEPYITEWLSPEMSITDGMNGAAGVRQAGRLLLFTKINQVVQSIDKKIKTLSVGTNKKLMVFLLTGLSGGTGSGSFLDISYIVRGIVERDYGSAGIDRLTMLGYLFTPDVNLSNKSLSEHTREYIRKNGYAALKELDYWMNVDSRGERFKQQYGSILNVNSPLPPFNLCHLISATNTEGKLLENAYDYCMNVTAENITNFMASEEKASGEEFAIHDYISNIRTNIAQMNRAYPANYEYNIIGASSAVLPIEEMTTYLAYRLFQKMDKMFDQAPDQEAVENFARKLGVDLDTMTKTFESRVPEPLPGFENSERLSYNNVVKMQAVNMDTELEQTFLVRAREEYIKAKQQLPGEIVGQFSDQIRRMFLHPEQGPFYVSRMLYTENGFSLLKMLLSYIETLRESLTRIPRDIESASEYANDRLGDAKSAFVSKDKKKNVYIEAKIDEYWLRADIERTQQMIEFYEDLYQLLNRENNRIYGVFTEVLNALSSIFEKNGELLTSGTEQADHRGNKTYYWNLVSVPDISKAVSDIMDSKDGDDLIRDFSTQLLDHSDQWVKENEVDIVRSISDFLSDKFGDLITRSMEDFLVMKYGEDEPIEKFVERQIASRLDDDAVPVFHLSNSAGNLHFPSWGFVSVPVQAPSILRGIRNYQTNAIGKSHFTIKESQVKNRIFWLNTRNGVPLFVYTPLKVYEENYERTILDREGVGRHLVMSEKENWTYLPSPIPEQSWGETYVNPRVQSYNARIRADFARARALGVISEKDVDQNTSNRFAINFSQPFDLDAVLTGYDLRLDASRPNLGEIKRALTELRRLLNEGLPNESSKDIFNSYNEQLAAENLIRSPKLIERVREELAKYDAIQLKVTELESMLGRFEGEEKLIDQFVQALYTDTITKKGALYVYDRDPEEEAWEPFANLMKTKNVVEFEVFEAFRKLDEKNRAVLMRKADRRDNELTASEDITPLLSKLDELYETYLEARDRLEYERVELVNGDEAYQFYKQMVTKLNDLRRKLR